Genomic window (Enterobacteriaceae bacterium 4M9):
TTGCTGAATGCGCCTTGCGTTTACGCCTGCTGCCACCCAACCAATACGAAACCCCGCCACCAGACATTTGGAAAATGACGAACAGTGCATCACGCTGCTGCCATCATCCCACGCACGCACGGGCTGAGGCTTTTCGCGCCCAAACCATAAGTCGGTATACACATCGTCTTCAATTAACGTGACATTGTAACGTTTGAGTAGTGCCAGTAACTGTTGTTTTTTCTGTGCGTCGAGCGTAAAGCCCACCGGGTTCTGACAGTTGGTCATTAACCAGCAGGCCCGTACCGGGCTGGTTTGTAACGCCTGCTCCAGCGCCTCAAGGTTTATCCCATCACGAAGATCGCTCGGTATAGCCAGTGCACGCAGCCGCAAGCGTTCCAGCGCCTGCAGCGCTCCATAGAAACAGGGGTCTTCCACAATCACCCAGTCGCCCGGGTTGGTCACAGCCTGTAAGCTCAGGTTCAGTGCCTCAAGCGCGCCTGCGGTAATCACAATTTCATCAGGGGAGATGTTCATACCCTGGGCGGCATAGCGCCGGGCGATAGCCTGACGCAAGCCCTCGTTACCTGGCGGCAGGTTGCTGGTGAGACTCACGGCGCTGGCATTGCGCCCCACGCGCGTGAGCGAACGATTAAGCTGCTGGAGTGGAAACAAACGAGGGTCAGGAAACGCCGAGCCAAACGGCACAATCGCCGGGTCGCGACTGGCCTGCAATACGTCGAAGATATAGGTATTGATATCTACCGTGCCGGAATGAATAGCCTGCGCTGGCGAGCGCTCTGACTGTGGACGCGAGGCAACGAAGTACCCGGACTGCGGGCGCGCGACTATCACTCCCTGGCTTTCCAGCGTCTGATAGGCATGACTTACGGTCATAAAACTCATCCCGCTGTGCGCCACCTGCTCGCGCAGCGAAGGCAAACGATCGCCAGCGCGCCATACGCCCTGCTCAATCTGTGCCAGAATTTGCCCTGCCAGAAGCTGGTACTTCTTCATTGCTATGCTCAGCTAAACAACGGCGTGGGTTTCCCGTCATCATCGACGGCCACAAAATTGAACTGCCCATTAATGACCTCTTTGCGGTCATCGGCATACATGTCTTCAAGCCAGACGGTGACAGTGACCGTGAGGCTGGTATTGCCTACGCGCGTAACGCTACCCACCAGTTCAACGATAGTGCCTGAAGGAATCGGGTGCTGGAAATTGATTTTCTCCGTCGACACCGTGACCAGCCGCTTGCGGCAAAAGCGCGTGGCGGTAACAAACGACACTTCATCCATCCACGCCAGCGCCGTGCCGCCAAACAGAGTGG
Coding sequences:
- a CDS encoding PLP-dependent aminotransferase family protein, which gives rise to MKKYQLLAGQILAQIEQGVWRAGDRLPSLREQVAHSGMSFMTVSHAYQTLESQGVIVARPQSGYFVASRPQSERSPAQAIHSGTVDINTYIFDVLQASRDPAIVPFGSAFPDPRLFPLQQLNRSLTRVGRNASAVSLTSNLPPGNEGLRQAIARRYAAQGMNISPDEIVITAGALEALNLSLQAVTNPGDWVIVEDPCFYGALQALERLRLRALAIPSDLRDGINLEALEQALQTSPVRACWLMTNCQNPVGFTLDAQKKQQLLALLKRYNVTLIEDDVYTDLWFGREKPQPVRAWDDGSSVMHCSSFSKCLVAGFRIGWVAAGVNARRIQQLQLMSTLSTSSPMQMAVVDYLTTRSYDAHLRRLRRELMERKQQAIEALRRHFPPQVQIHSHDGGYFLWIELPPPLDASALSDAAIACGISIAPGKMFTTSQAWHNFFRLNVSWAWSEREEQAAQRLGRLISEKLERRC
- a CDS encoding acyl-CoA thioesterase, producing the protein MQHPDQQTIDEKIRISRTSVAKVVFPTTINHHSTLFGGTALAWMDEVSFVTATRFCRKRLVTVSTEKINFQHPIPSGTIVELVGSVTRVGNTSLTVTVTVWLEDMYADDRKEVINGQFNFVAVDDDGKPTPLFS